The Noviherbaspirillum cavernae region CGGCATCGTGCTCACCTGGGGATATACCGGCATTCTCAGCCTTGGTCAGGGCATCTTCTTCGGTCTCGGTGGATACATGATGGCGATGTTCCTGAAGCTCGAAGCCTCCGCGCCGGAACTGCCGGACTTCATGGTATGGAGCAGCGTGGAGCAGTTGCCGCTGTGGTGGCTGCCGTTCAAGAGCGCCGCCGCCACGCTGATCCTGATCGTGGTGCTGCCCGTCGTGATTGCGCTGCCGTTTGCGTTCGCGATCTTCAAGAAGCGGGTCGGCGGCGTCTACTTCGCCATCGTCACCCTGTCGCTCGCGCTCACGATGACTGTCTTGATCGTCGGCCAGCAAGGCTATACCGGCGGCGCGAACGGCATCACCGATTTCAAGACCTTCCTTGGCTGGGACATCCTCGGCGACCGCGCCAAGCTGGTTCTCTACTTCATCGAAATCACCCTGCTGGTGCTGGCCATGTTCCTGTGCGGTTTCATCATCCGTAGCCGGCTGGGAAAAATCCTCATTGCCATCCGCGACCGCGAAGACCGCGTCCGCTTCAGCGGC contains the following coding sequences:
- the urtC gene encoding urea ABC transporter permease subunit UrtC, whose product is MIRQQSGLLAYAFLGLLLFVIFPLTLDPFRLNLMGKYLAFGFVAIGIVLTWGYTGILSLGQGIFFGLGGYMMAMFLKLEASAPELPDFMVWSSVEQLPLWWLPFKSAAATLILIVVLPVVIALPFAFAIFKKRVGGVYFAIVTLSLALTMTVLIVGQQGYTGGANGITDFKTFLGWDILGDRAKLVLYFIEITLLVLAMFLCGFIIRSRLGKILIAIRDREDRVRFSGYDTAAVKAFVFCIAAVLSSIGGALYVLQVGMIAPGVVGVVASVEMVIYAAVGGRLSIPGAVFGAILIGFSKSYLSETFPETWLFFLGAVFILVVLAMPNGLASVADRFMLRLMLRNPPSRKQ